One Tachypleus tridentatus isolate NWPU-2018 chromosome 3, ASM421037v1, whole genome shotgun sequence DNA window includes the following coding sequences:
- the LOC143246098 gene encoding uncharacterized protein LOC143246098 isoform X2 — MHRITSGIVFVLHIWILFVLVGGFNSEISPALEALLLRAKDKEHQKEVWNGLSARWKERMLDKPSEVLKETGLNYMSDTWDKRDWNRLSGMWGKRDWNRLSGMWGKRDWNRLSGMWGKRDWNRLSGMWGKRDLKKLPVIWDKIDLNKLSGMWGKQNWKVPFELRTKQSTDPNSLTGILLMVPNETSDEIAIRSQKSEDIRWFLLPEE; from the exons ATGCATCGAATTACCAGTGGAATCGTATTTGTCCTCCATATTTGGATCTTGTTTGTTCTGGTGGGAGGATTTAATTCTGAAATTAGTCCAGCCCTAGAAGCCTTGCTGCTAAGAGCCAAAGACAAAGAGCACCAGAAAGAAGTGTGGAATGGTCTTTCTGCAAGATGGAAGGAGAGGATGTTGGACAAGCCTTCTGAAGTCTTGAAAGAAACAGGGTTGAACTACATGTCTGACACGTGGGACAAACGGGATTGGAACAGACTTTCTGGGATGTGGGGCAAACGAGACTGGAATAGGCTTTCTGGGATGTGGGGCAAACGAGACTGGAATAGGCTTTCTGGAATGTGGGGCAAACGGGACTGGAATAGACTTTCTGGGATGTGGGGTAAACGAGACTTGAAGAAGCTTCCTGTGATATGGGACAAAATAGACTTGAATAAACTTTCTGGGATGTGGGGCAAACAGAATTGGAAAGTCCCGTTTGAACTCAGGACCAAACAAAGTACAGACCCAAACAGTTTAACTGGAATTTTACTTATGGTGCCGAATGAAACGAGTGATGAAAT AG
- the LOC143246098 gene encoding uncharacterized protein LOC143246098 isoform X1: protein MHRITSGIVFVLHIWILFVLVGGFNSEISPALEALLLRAKDKEHQKEVWNGLSARWKERMLDKPSEVLKETGLNYMSDTWDKRDWNRLSGMWGKRDWNRLSGMWGKRDWNRLSGMWGKRDWNRLSGMWGKRDLKKLPVIWDKIDLNKLSGMWGKQNWKVPFELRTKQSTDPNSLTGILLMVPNETSDEMWVFQEPLEVRNQKTSDGSSYLKSE, encoded by the exons ATGCATCGAATTACCAGTGGAATCGTATTTGTCCTCCATATTTGGATCTTGTTTGTTCTGGTGGGAGGATTTAATTCTGAAATTAGTCCAGCCCTAGAAGCCTTGCTGCTAAGAGCCAAAGACAAAGAGCACCAGAAAGAAGTGTGGAATGGTCTTTCTGCAAGATGGAAGGAGAGGATGTTGGACAAGCCTTCTGAAGTCTTGAAAGAAACAGGGTTGAACTACATGTCTGACACGTGGGACAAACGGGATTGGAACAGACTTTCTGGGATGTGGGGCAAACGAGACTGGAATAGGCTTTCTGGGATGTGGGGCAAACGAGACTGGAATAGGCTTTCTGGAATGTGGGGCAAACGGGACTGGAATAGACTTTCTGGGATGTGGGGTAAACGAGACTTGAAGAAGCTTCCTGTGATATGGGACAAAATAGACTTGAATAAACTTTCTGGGATGTGGGGCAAACAGAATTGGAAAGTCCCGTTTGAACTCAGGACCAAACAAAGTACAGACCCAAACAGTTTAACTGGAATTTTACTTATGGTGCCGAATGAAACGAGTGATGAAATGTGGGTATTTCAAG AG